A stretch of Chitinophaga caeni DNA encodes these proteins:
- a CDS encoding aldo/keto reductase, whose amino-acid sequence MEIRNLGNSDVKVSAIAFGAWAIGGWMWGGAEHKDAIAAIHASMEEGVTSIDTAPIYGQGRSEEIVGEALSGISRDKVQILTKFGMTWEGSKGQFAFDSEDNSGKAIKIYKYAGKESVIRECENSLKRLRTDYIDLYQIHWPDNTTPIDETFEAVLRLKEQGKIRAAGVCNYDVAQVKAADAVVDIVSNQVPFSMVERSIDTEILPYCKGSGKSILAYSPLQRGILTGKIKPGHVFKPGDHRPTTKFYQPANIESINTFLDQLRPMAAMKNATLAQLVLRWTIDYPGITVALAGARDANQAIQNAKAAQIKLEPGEIDFINKHLSSLKIVS is encoded by the coding sequence ATGGAAATAAGAAATTTGGGAAATAGCGATGTAAAAGTATCAGCAATTGCGTTTGGAGCTTGGGCAATTGGCGGTTGGATGTGGGGCGGCGCAGAGCATAAAGATGCCATCGCGGCCATACATGCCTCCATGGAAGAAGGTGTCACATCGATCGATACAGCGCCGATTTACGGGCAAGGAAGAAGCGAGGAAATCGTGGGTGAAGCTTTAAGCGGTATATCCCGTGACAAGGTACAAATCTTGACAAAATTCGGTATGACCTGGGAAGGAAGCAAAGGACAATTCGCGTTCGATAGTGAAGATAACAGCGGCAAAGCCATCAAGATTTATAAATATGCAGGCAAGGAAAGCGTGATCCGTGAATGTGAAAACAGTTTAAAACGTTTGCGCACCGATTATATCGATCTATATCAAATTCATTGGCCGGATAATACCACGCCAATCGATGAAACCTTCGAAGCGGTTTTAAGGCTGAAAGAACAAGGTAAAATCAGGGCGGCCGGTGTTTGTAATTACGATGTAGCCCAAGTAAAAGCAGCCGATGCCGTGGTAGATATCGTTTCTAACCAGGTGCCTTTCAGCATGGTAGAAAGGAGTATTGATACAGAAATATTGCCCTATTGTAAGGGTAGTGGAAAAAGCATTTTGGCATACAGCCCCTTGCAGAGAGGTATCCTTACCGGGAAAATTAAACCGGGACATGTATTCAAACCGGGAGATCACCGTCCAACTACCAAATTCTACCAGCCCGCGAACATCGAATCTATTAATACTTTCCTAGATCAATTGCGGCCGATGGCAGCCATGAAAAATGCAACGCTCGCACAGCTGGTATTGCGTTGGACAATAGACTATCCCGGTATAACCGTTGCACTGGCAGGGGCAAGGGATGCCAACCAAGCGATTCAAAATGCAAAAGCAGCGCAGATCAAGTTAGAACCGGGCGAGATAGACTTTATCAATAAACATTTATCCAGTTTAAAAATAGTATCGTAG
- a CDS encoding homogentisate 1,2-dioxygenase: MPHYHKLGEIPHKRHTQFRKADGGLYSEQLFSTEGFSSNYSLLYHCHPPTEIMKVDTPYSVAPNVAEEKMLSHRSFEGFKIKPMDDFLESRKPVLVNNDCHIVLAAPKQSMKDYFYKNADADEMIFIHEGSGILHTQYGQLKFGYGDYLVIPRGTIYQVEFENDQNRLFIVESFSPIRYPKRYLSKYGQLLEHAPYCERDIRQPQNLETIDEKGDFLIKIKKKGIMYPIHYAHHPFDVVGWDGYEYPFAFSIHDFEPITGRVHQPPPVHQTFEGNNFVVCSFCPRLFDYHPQAIPAPYNHSNIDSDEVLYYVDGDFMSRKHVTRGMITLHPAGIPHGPHPGAVEKSIGARETKELAVMVDTFHPLQITREALDIEDGNYVMSWAE, from the coding sequence ATGCCACATTATCACAAATTGGGAGAAATACCGCATAAACGCCATACGCAATTTCGTAAGGCCGACGGTGGTTTGTACTCCGAACAATTATTTTCCACCGAAGGATTCTCATCGAATTACTCCTTACTTTATCATTGCCACCCTCCAACGGAGATCATGAAAGTTGATACCCCGTACAGCGTAGCGCCAAATGTTGCCGAAGAAAAAATGTTGTCGCATAGGAGCTTCGAAGGGTTCAAGATTAAGCCCATGGATGACTTCCTGGAGAGCCGGAAACCTGTATTAGTGAATAATGATTGCCATATAGTTTTGGCGGCGCCGAAACAAAGTATGAAGGATTATTTTTACAAAAATGCCGATGCGGATGAGATGATTTTCATACACGAAGGCTCCGGCATATTACATACACAGTACGGCCAATTGAAATTTGGTTACGGCGATTACCTGGTGATTCCGAGGGGGACGATTTACCAAGTAGAATTTGAGAATGATCAGAACCGGTTGTTTATCGTGGAGTCCTTTTCCCCGATCCGTTACCCGAAGCGCTACCTGAGTAAATACGGGCAACTGTTAGAACATGCCCCTTATTGTGAAAGGGATATCCGCCAACCACAAAACCTGGAAACGATCGATGAGAAAGGAGATTTCCTGATCAAGATAAAAAAGAAGGGGATTATGTACCCGATCCATTACGCACATCATCCATTCGATGTGGTGGGTTGGGACGGTTATGAATATCCATTTGCATTCTCAATACACGATTTTGAGCCCATCACGGGGCGGGTACACCAACCGCCGCCGGTGCACCAAACATTTGAGGGGAACAACTTCGTGGTCTGTTCCTTCTGCCCGCGCTTATTCGATTACCACCCGCAGGCAATTCCTGCACCGTACAATCACAGTAATATTGACAGCGACGAGGTCTTGTATTATGTAGATGGTGATTTCATGAGCCGTAAACATGTTACGAGGGGAATGATTACGCTGCACCCCGCTGGGATTCCCCATGGGCCGCACCCCGGGGCCGTTGAAAAAAGTATCGGCGCCAGGGAAACAAAAGAATTGGCCGTAATGGTAGACACTTTCCATCCCTTGCAAATAACCCGCGAGGCCCTAGATATTGAAGATGGTAATTACGTTATGAGCTGGGCTGAATAA
- the hppD gene encoding 4-hydroxyphenylpyruvate dioxygenase yields MMNTAVEEAKKVGADFLPLNGTDYIEFYVGNAKQAAHYYKTAFGFQSVAYAGPETGVRDRASYVLVQNKIRFVFTTPLQPGNEIAEHIAKHGDGVKVLALWVDDARSAFEETTKRGAKAYLEPVVEKDESGEIVKSGIHTYGDTVHLFIERKNYKGAFLPGYKEWKPSYQPADTGLLHVDHCVGNVGWNEMNTWVNFYEQTMGFRNLISFDDQDISTEYSALMSKVMSNGNGRVKFPINEPAEGKKKSQIEEYLDFYGGPGVQHVAIATNDIINTVGELQRRGVEFLSVPSSYYETLLERVGSIDEDIKPLQDLGILVDRDDEGYLLQIFTKPIQDRPTVFFEIIQRKGAQSFGKGNFKALFESIEREQALRGNL; encoded by the coding sequence ATGATGAACACTGCAGTAGAAGAAGCCAAGAAAGTTGGCGCCGATTTTTTACCATTAAATGGTACAGATTACATCGAATTTTACGTAGGTAATGCGAAGCAAGCAGCGCATTATTATAAAACGGCCTTCGGCTTTCAATCTGTCGCATATGCCGGCCCTGAAACCGGCGTAAGGGATCGTGCTTCCTACGTATTGGTTCAAAATAAAATCCGCTTCGTATTCACCACACCATTGCAACCCGGTAATGAAATCGCGGAACATATCGCGAAACATGGCGATGGCGTAAAAGTTCTAGCCCTTTGGGTTGACGATGCACGCAGCGCATTTGAAGAAACAACCAAAAGGGGAGCCAAGGCTTACCTGGAACCGGTAGTTGAAAAAGATGAATCGGGTGAAATCGTTAAAAGCGGTATCCATACATACGGCGATACGGTGCACCTGTTCATTGAAAGGAAAAATTACAAGGGGGCTTTTTTACCCGGTTACAAGGAGTGGAAACCTTCTTATCAACCAGCTGATACCGGTCTGTTACATGTTGATCACTGCGTGGGTAACGTGGGTTGGAACGAGATGAACACCTGGGTTAACTTTTATGAACAAACCATGGGCTTCCGCAACCTGATCAGTTTCGATGACCAGGATATCTCCACGGAGTACTCGGCGCTGATGAGTAAAGTAATGAGTAACGGCAATGGGCGCGTCAAATTCCCGATCAACGAACCGGCCGAAGGGAAGAAAAAATCTCAAATCGAGGAATACCTGGATTTTTACGGTGGTCCCGGAGTACAGCACGTAGCCATCGCTACCAATGACATCATTAATACCGTGGGCGAATTGCAACGCAGGGGTGTTGAATTCCTAAGCGTTCCATCCTCTTATTATGAAACGTTATTAGAAAGGGTGGGCTCTATCGATGAAGATATAAAGCCATTGCAAGACTTGGGAATATTGGTAGACCGGGATGACGAAGGTTATTTATTGCAGATTTTCACGAAGCCTATCCAGGATCGGCCGACCGTTTTCTTCGAGATCATCCAGAGGAAAGGGGCACAATCTTTCGGGAAGGGGAACTTTAAAGCCCTCTTCGAGTCGATCGAGAGAGAGCAAGCCTTGAGGGGTAATTTATAG
- a CDS encoding SusC/RagA family TonB-linked outer membrane protein, whose product MKKERRIAVVKSAIRLSFLHSFAILATSSLAHANTYATANLEPLAVSAASFYSSNPQEMTITGTVVGKDNQPVIGAAIQVKGTSRGVIADEKGAFSIKAKVNDVLMISSIGYAAQEVTVVAGKTTYNIVLDNSNSTLDEVVVTGYSSQKVKDLTGAVAVVSVDQMKRQPVASPTEALQGKATGVQIVTDGAPGATPIIRIRGYSTINNNDPLYVIDGVPYEGKLSWLNSADIETMQILKDASAASIYGSRANNGVVIITTKRGKPGQARVNLDMYYGSQNPVRSRFPDMMNPTQYANYLFDAFRNTGDPAKAPGQEATTGTNYGLDPNNPTLPEYLLAGSATGQNVTAADADPSKYNYTPKNSQTFYQITKANQKGTNWFDEMTQNAPIQSYQLGINGGDENAVYSISGGYFDQEGIAKYTGYSRYNIRSNTRFSFWNNRFRIGENMTYSYEEFYGSGVNNNTPGDYIGEGSPFGFAYRIPTIIPVYDIMGNFAGSKGDKLGNGQNPVAMLYRAKDNKNTRNFFFGNAYAELDIIDGLTARTSFGMRYENYGGVSFTYPNLEFSEGGTQDGMSEYQGYNKEWTWTNTLNYKYEKGDHSLNILGGIEAINQKSRYLSAGRNGYFILGNLDYYYLDAGSGNISNTSNGGVSSLFSVFGKVDYSFMDRYLVSATLRRDGSSNFGPENKYANFPAASVAWRISKESFMQDVSWLTDLKLRAGYGITGNQRIPNFQYLRRHQTTIARANYPIVDGKALSSGFWVSDYDNPAIKWEQLKSTNIGLDFTIANGSFDGTLDWYNRKTTDMLFKVPLPAAAVGMGNSPYQNVGTMKNTGFEIALNYHYGFADNKAFQFDLGANFSRNINTVEALAPSVTQQTYGNFRSLTTTILKPGSPFGAFYGYQTAGIYQNADDVANSPSYEGARVGGLKYKDISGPDGKPDGVITPDDRTVIGSPHPDFLYSLNINARYKNFDLSMFFNGVQGNQIFEATRYYTDFGSFDGAASTRMLKAFSATNPSNTTPAPIRTSNDYEYASSSYYIQDGSYLRLKNIQIGYTFPTEKWLGGRIKNLRAYFTATNVFTITNYTGIDPEVTQTPSDYPALGVDFGVYPLSRQFLFGISAGF is encoded by the coding sequence ATGAAAAAAGAGCGACGTATTGCTGTTGTAAAATCGGCAATAAGATTATCCTTTTTGCATAGCTTCGCTATCCTTGCAACTAGTTCGCTTGCCCACGCAAATACCTATGCTACAGCCAATTTGGAACCGTTAGCAGTGAGCGCGGCTAGTTTTTACTCATCAAATCCACAAGAAATGACTATCACGGGTACCGTGGTAGGAAAAGACAATCAACCTGTAATTGGCGCCGCCATTCAAGTTAAAGGCACCAGCAGGGGGGTAATTGCCGATGAAAAAGGTGCTTTCAGCATCAAGGCAAAAGTAAATGATGTTTTAATGATCAGCTCGATCGGTTACGCTGCGCAAGAGGTGACCGTGGTAGCTGGTAAAACTACTTATAATATCGTGTTGGATAATTCCAACAGCACCTTGGACGAGGTCGTTGTTACGGGTTATTCTTCCCAGAAAGTAAAAGACTTGACAGGCGCCGTAGCGGTTGTTAGCGTAGATCAAATGAAACGCCAACCCGTTGCGAGCCCTACCGAAGCCTTGCAAGGTAAAGCTACCGGTGTGCAAATCGTAACGGATGGCGCCCCGGGTGCAACACCTATCATCCGTATCCGCGGTTACAGTACGATCAACAATAACGATCCTTTGTATGTAATCGACGGGGTACCTTACGAGGGTAAATTAAGCTGGTTGAACAGCGCGGATATCGAAACCATGCAGATCCTGAAAGATGCTTCTGCCGCTTCTATCTACGGTTCACGTGCGAATAACGGTGTTGTGATCATCACCACGAAGAGAGGTAAACCGGGGCAAGCCCGCGTTAACCTGGATATGTACTACGGTTCTCAAAACCCGGTGCGTAGCCGCTTCCCGGACATGATGAATCCTACACAGTATGCAAACTATTTATTTGATGCATTCAGAAATACGGGCGATCCTGCCAAGGCTCCCGGTCAAGAGGCTACAACGGGTACAAACTACGGTTTAGATCCTAATAACCCGACTTTACCGGAATACTTGTTAGCAGGTAGCGCTACCGGTCAGAATGTTACAGCAGCCGATGCTGATCCTTCCAAGTATAATTATACACCGAAAAATTCACAGACATTCTATCAAATCACGAAGGCCAATCAAAAAGGTACTAACTGGTTCGATGAAATGACCCAAAATGCCCCGATTCAAAGTTACCAACTCGGTATTAACGGTGGTGATGAAAACGCCGTGTATTCTATATCCGGTGGCTATTTTGACCAGGAAGGTATCGCCAAATACACCGGCTACTCTAGGTATAATATCCGTTCCAATACCCGTTTCAGTTTCTGGAATAACAGGTTCAGGATTGGTGAAAATATGACATACAGCTACGAGGAGTTCTACGGTTCAGGGGTAAACAATAATACTCCCGGTGATTATATCGGTGAAGGTAGTCCTTTCGGTTTTGCCTACAGGATTCCTACCATCATCCCGGTATATGATATCATGGGTAACTTCGCGGGAAGTAAAGGTGATAAACTTGGTAACGGTCAAAACCCGGTTGCCATGTTATACCGCGCTAAAGACAACAAAAATACCCGGAATTTCTTCTTCGGAAATGCTTATGCTGAACTTGATATCATCGACGGTTTAACTGCGAGAACATCTTTCGGTATGCGCTATGAAAACTACGGTGGTGTAAGTTTTACTTACCCTAACCTGGAGTTTTCTGAAGGTGGTACACAAGATGGTATGAGCGAGTACCAGGGCTATAATAAAGAATGGACTTGGACGAATACCTTGAATTATAAATATGAAAAAGGAGATCATTCCTTGAATATTTTAGGAGGTATTGAAGCCATCAACCAAAAAAGCCGTTATTTAAGTGCTGGCAGAAACGGTTACTTCATCCTGGGTAACTTGGATTACTATTACCTGGATGCAGGTAGCGGTAATATCTCCAACACCAGTAACGGTGGCGTAAGTTCCTTATTCTCCGTTTTCGGTAAAGTAGATTATTCCTTCATGGATCGCTACTTGGTGAGCGCCACATTAAGAAGGGATGGTTCTTCTAACTTCGGACCGGAAAATAAATATGCGAATTTCCCTGCGGCGAGCGTTGCTTGGAGGATCTCCAAGGAAAGTTTCATGCAGGATGTTAGCTGGCTTACCGACTTGAAACTCCGTGCAGGTTACGGTATTACGGGTAACCAAAGAATCCCGAACTTCCAATACTTGAGACGTCACCAAACAACAATCGCAAGGGCTAATTACCCGATCGTTGATGGTAAGGCGTTAAGTTCCGGCTTCTGGGTTTCCGATTATGATAACCCGGCTATTAAATGGGAACAGTTGAAATCGACTAACATCGGTTTAGACTTCACCATTGCTAACGGTAGTTTCGATGGTACATTGGACTGGTATAACAGGAAAACAACAGATATGCTGTTCAAAGTTCCTTTACCGGCAGCAGCGGTAGGTATGGGTAATTCCCCTTATCAAAACGTAGGTACGATGAAAAATACCGGTTTTGAAATCGCGTTGAATTACCACTACGGTTTTGCCGATAACAAAGCATTCCAATTCGACCTCGGTGCGAACTTCTCCCGCAATATAAATACCGTTGAAGCTTTAGCTCCTTCAGTTACGCAACAAACTTATGGTAACTTCAGAAGCTTGACTACAACGATACTGAAACCAGGGAGTCCATTCGGTGCATTCTACGGTTATCAAACAGCCGGTATTTACCAAAATGCCGATGACGTAGCGAATAGTCCTTCTTATGAAGGTGCCCGCGTAGGTGGTTTGAAATATAAAGATATTTCCGGCCCTGATGGTAAACCTGATGGTGTAATTACACCGGATGACAGAACCGTAATCGGTAGTCCTCACCCTGATTTTCTTTATTCATTAAACATTAACGCTAGGTATAAGAATTTTGATTTAAGTATGTTCTTCAACGGTGTACAAGGCAACCAAATTTTCGAAGCAACCAGGTATTATACTGACTTCGGTTCTTTCGATGGGGCAGCTTCTACCCGTATGTTGAAAGCTTTTAGCGCTACTAATCCTAGCAATACCACACCTGCTCCTATCAGGACATCTAACGATTATGAATACGCTTCATCAAGCTATTATATTCAAGATGGTAGCTATCTCCGTTTGAAAAACATTCAAATCGGTTATACTTTCCCAACTGAGAAATGGTTAGGTGGTAGGATCAAAAACTTGAGAGCTTACTTTACGGCTACCAACGTATTTACAATCACTAACTACACAGGTATAGATCCAGAGGTAACTCAAACTCCGAGTGACTATCCGGCTTTGGGTGTAGACTTTGGTGTATATCCGTTGAGCAGACAATTCCTTTTCGGTATCAGTGCAGGTTTCTAA
- a CDS encoding FkbM family methyltransferase, which yields MSGGNSFLTNVSKGAFRSLFGAKRKRKGISFWQEKRLKHLPNDQLHSFNIYGGKFYFTRPYEFMHSFEELITTGIYKFDAGHQRPFIIDCGANIGLSVVYFKHLYPGAEIIAFEPDERNKQTLARNVESFKLADVQLEAKAIWINNDSISFESSGGQGSKIGEAGAKEDTVQISCQRLKDLLDRRIDLLKIDIEGAEYEVMKDCAGSLQNVQHLFVEYHGDIREHHKLTEILTIIEEAGFMYLLQEAANNVPHPFIMEKQAESFDQQLNIFAFRA from the coding sequence ATGTCTGGGGGAAACTCATTTTTAACAAATGTATCCAAGGGGGCGTTTCGCTCTTTATTCGGCGCCAAAAGGAAACGTAAAGGCATTAGCTTTTGGCAAGAAAAGCGCTTGAAGCATTTACCTAATGATCAATTGCATAGCTTCAATATTTACGGGGGAAAATTTTACTTTACCCGCCCTTACGAGTTCATGCATTCGTTTGAAGAATTAATTACTACGGGTATATATAAATTTGATGCGGGACACCAGCGCCCGTTTATAATTGATTGCGGCGCTAATATAGGCTTGAGCGTCGTTTATTTTAAGCACTTATATCCCGGCGCAGAAATAATTGCATTTGAGCCCGATGAGCGAAATAAGCAAACCTTGGCCCGTAATGTTGAGAGTTTCAAGTTAGCTGATGTACAGTTGGAAGCGAAAGCTATTTGGATAAATAATGATTCTATATCGTTTGAATCATCCGGCGGACAAGGCAGTAAGATCGGTGAAGCCGGCGCCAAGGAAGATACGGTACAGATTTCCTGCCAGCGGTTGAAAGATCTACTTGATCGCAGGATTGATCTATTAAAAATCGATATTGAAGGAGCTGAGTATGAAGTAATGAAAGATTGCGCAGGCAGTTTACAAAATGTACAGCATCTTTTTGTCGAATATCATGGTGATATACGTGAGCATCACAAGTTAACCGAAATTTTAACTATAATCGAGGAAGCAGGATTTATGTACTTGTTGCAGGAAGCAGCCAATAATGTACCACATCCTTTCATTATGGAGAAACAAGCGGAGAGCTTCGATCAGCAGCTCAATATCTTCGCTTTCAGAGCTTGA
- a CDS encoding RagB/SusD family nutrient uptake outer membrane protein yields the protein MKRKLVIYIAAFVAVGTFGSCSRSFLEKTPQGQLVTDQMQTVEGCEATLIGAYGLLNGNLDGTWGNYASAPSQWLFGEVGADNAHKGSVNSDQPNMNQIELHQVTSTNDNLEVMWTRCYEGIARCNTTLFLLNAVQNGSGAKFTAERAKEVEAEARFLRGHYYFFLRRLFKNVPYIDENTSTTEAITKSNEGDVYPMIEADFKFAVDNLPATHPQGDIGRPDNIAAKAYLGKVLLYLNRQSEALPLFNDVIASRPSIETLDFDDNFKIATENGPESIFAVQHTINPDGSGDNANVGDMLAGFYGSAPVNCCGFFQPTFDLVNSFRVDANGLPFLDNSYRTNPYKSDFGLTGTAKENYALNQTIAFDPRLDYTVGRRGVPYKDWGVMPGDAWIRDPSYAGPFVAGKHTIFETEFAANSVSGANYVTGLNVNIIRLADVYLMAAECAADANDLDEAKRLVNLIRERASHLPGVSVNGSPAAAYNVGQYTDFPTKEYAMNAIHFERRLELALEGHRYFDLVRWGIAKQVIESYSAFEGSILSSFLGITFDASDEVMPIPQTQIDRSGGGLKQN from the coding sequence ATGAAAAGAAAATTAGTTATATATATTGCAGCTTTTGTCGCGGTCGGAACATTCGGTTCTTGCAGCAGAAGTTTCTTAGAAAAAACACCTCAAGGGCAATTGGTCACCGATCAAATGCAAACCGTTGAGGGCTGTGAAGCTACCTTGATCGGTGCTTACGGATTATTGAACGGCAATTTGGATGGAACATGGGGTAACTATGCTTCTGCACCCAGCCAATGGCTTTTCGGGGAAGTAGGCGCTGATAACGCACATAAAGGTAGTGTGAACAGTGACCAACCTAACATGAACCAGATCGAGCTTCACCAGGTAACCAGTACCAATGATAACTTGGAAGTGATGTGGACACGTTGTTACGAAGGTATCGCGCGTTGTAACACCACCTTGTTCTTGTTGAATGCTGTTCAAAATGGCTCCGGCGCTAAGTTCACAGCCGAGAGGGCTAAGGAAGTAGAAGCGGAAGCAAGGTTCTTAAGGGGGCACTATTATTTCTTCTTACGCAGGTTGTTCAAAAATGTTCCTTACATTGATGAGAACACGTCAACTACGGAAGCGATTACCAAATCAAACGAAGGGGACGTTTACCCGATGATTGAAGCAGATTTTAAATTTGCTGTCGATAATTTACCTGCAACACATCCACAAGGTGATATCGGTCGCCCGGATAACATCGCCGCTAAAGCTTACCTGGGTAAAGTATTATTATACTTGAACCGTCAAAGTGAAGCCTTACCGCTGTTTAATGATGTTATAGCTTCTAGACCTTCCATCGAGACTTTGGATTTTGATGATAATTTCAAAATCGCAACAGAAAATGGACCCGAGTCTATCTTCGCCGTACAACATACAATAAACCCTGATGGTAGCGGTGATAACGCCAATGTGGGAGATATGCTAGCCGGATTTTATGGTAGCGCACCAGTAAACTGCTGCGGTTTCTTCCAACCTACATTTGACCTTGTTAACTCGTTCAGGGTAGATGCAAACGGTTTGCCTTTCTTGGATAATAGCTATCGCACCAACCCTTACAAATCCGATTTCGGGTTAACAGGTACCGCGAAAGAAAACTATGCATTAAATCAAACAATTGCTTTCGATCCCCGTTTAGATTACACGGTAGGTCGTAGGGGCGTTCCATACAAAGATTGGGGTGTTATGCCGGGCGATGCTTGGATCCGTGACCCATCATATGCCGGACCATTTGTTGCTGGCAAACACACGATCTTCGAAACGGAATTTGCAGCCAATTCAGTTTCCGGTGCCAATTATGTAACCGGTTTAAATGTAAACATCATCCGTTTAGCCGATGTTTACCTGATGGCCGCAGAGTGTGCCGCTGATGCAAATGACCTCGATGAAGCAAAGCGCCTAGTAAACTTAATTAGGGAAAGGGCTTCCCATTTACCAGGTGTATCCGTAAATGGTTCCCCTGCTGCCGCTTATAATGTAGGTCAATACACTGATTTCCCGACAAAAGAATATGCTATGAACGCGATTCACTTCGAAAGAAGGTTGGAACTCGCATTGGAAGGTCACCGTTATTTTGACTTGGTACGTTGGGGTATCGCTAAGCAAGTAATAGAAAGCTATTCCGCATTTGAAGGTTCTATCTTGTCTTCTTTCTTAGGAATTACTTTCGATGCTAGCGACGAAGTAATGCCGATCCCACAAACCCAAATCGATAGAAGCGGTGGTGGCTTAAAACAGAATTAG